The following proteins are co-located in the Heliorestis convoluta genome:
- the dapF gene encoding diaminopimelate epimerase: MEFVKMHGLGNDFVIVDARKSPLLERTDWEDVAIKVCDRHYGVGADGLILVLPSEIAHVGWRILNPDGSEPEMCGNGIRCFARYVYERSIVTDKVIQVETLAGIIVPEIQVENDQVVGVKVDMGEPIFERSKIPMTGEGDQVVEEEIDIQGNPVKITALSMGNPHCLIYVDKVEEAPLTEWGPIVEKHPLFPKKTNVEFVEVVNKNEVRMHVWERGAGPTLACGTGACATIVGSVLHGYTDRKATVHLPGGSLAIEWDEKSNKVFMTGPAVEVFQGTYPLK, encoded by the coding sequence ATGGAATTTGTAAAAATGCATGGACTGGGCAACGATTTTGTAATTGTCGATGCTAGAAAAAGTCCTTTGCTAGAACGGACAGATTGGGAAGATGTGGCCATAAAAGTCTGCGATCGTCATTATGGGGTTGGTGCCGATGGATTGATTCTGGTACTTCCATCGGAGATAGCCCACGTTGGATGGCGCATTCTGAATCCTGATGGTTCTGAACCAGAAATGTGTGGTAACGGCATTCGTTGCTTTGCTCGCTATGTTTACGAAAGATCGATTGTTACAGATAAGGTAATTCAAGTTGAGACCTTAGCCGGTATTATCGTGCCAGAGATTCAAGTTGAAAATGACCAAGTTGTCGGTGTCAAAGTTGATATGGGAGAACCTATTTTTGAACGCAGCAAAATCCCTATGACAGGAGAAGGGGATCAAGTTGTGGAAGAGGAAATCGATATTCAGGGAAACCCTGTCAAGATTACGGCTCTTTCCATGGGCAATCCCCATTGCCTGATCTACGTTGATAAGGTGGAAGAAGCACCTCTGACCGAATGGGGCCCTATCGTTGAAAAGCATCCTCTCTTTCCCAAGAAAACGAATGTGGAGTTCGTAGAAGTCGTTAATAAGAATGAAGTACGCATGCATGTCTGGGAAAGAGGGGCCGGTCCTACTTTGGCTTGTGGTACGGGCGCTTGCGCTACCATCGTGGGCTCTGTACTACATGGTTACACCGATCGTAAAGCAACGGTACATTTGCCTGGTGGAAGTTTAGCAATAGAATGGGACGAGAAAAGCAATAAAGTTTTTATGACAGGTCCTGCTGTAGAAGTCTTTCAAGGGACCTATCCTTTGAAATAA
- a CDS encoding YicC/YloC family endoribonuclease — translation MIKSMTGYGRGGASGSGQQVTVEVKAVNHRYLEVVVRIPKTYLALEEGIKKLYQKGLSRGRVDVFVNIEQLGEGSGKVKVDKKLALQYYQSLKELSDELGLSSDLGVNQLIQLPEVVSLTEAEEDLEALSELAMQASQQAFQQLLRMREQEGKALAEDLLKRLDYLRQLIEEIQKRAPLLVGEYKNKLQERIAEYLDQVPVDEQRLAMEVALFADRVSLTEELVRLNSHLEQFEKALKLQEPVGRKLDFIVQEMNREINTIGSKANDLEISRQVVNFKSELEKIREQVQNVE, via the coding sequence ATGATAAAAAGCATGACCGGTTATGGTCGTGGAGGCGCTTCCGGTTCTGGTCAACAAGTGACAGTCGAAGTAAAAGCTGTGAACCATCGGTATTTAGAAGTGGTTGTACGAATCCCTAAAACCTATCTAGCTCTTGAAGAAGGTATTAAGAAGCTCTATCAAAAAGGCTTGTCTCGCGGGAGAGTTGATGTTTTTGTCAACATAGAACAGCTTGGTGAGGGAAGTGGAAAGGTAAAGGTTGACAAGAAATTAGCGCTACAGTATTATCAATCTTTGAAAGAGTTGTCCGATGAACTAGGACTTTCGTCTGATTTGGGTGTCAATCAATTAATACAGCTTCCTGAAGTGGTTTCTTTAACAGAAGCAGAAGAAGATCTGGAAGCACTTTCAGAATTAGCCATGCAAGCTTCTCAACAAGCCTTCCAACAACTTTTGCGAATGCGAGAACAGGAAGGAAAGGCCCTGGCCGAAGACCTTCTAAAAAGACTAGACTATCTCAGGCAGTTGATAGAAGAGATCCAGAAAAGAGCACCTTTGCTTGTTGGTGAATATAAGAATAAGCTTCAGGAGCGGATTGCCGAGTATCTAGACCAAGTTCCTGTAGATGAGCAAAGGTTAGCCATGGAAGTGGCCTTGTTCGCCGATCGTGTTAGCCTAACAGAAGAACTGGTTCGTCTTAACAGTCATCTGGAGCAATTTGAAAAAGCATTAAAACTACAAGAACCAGTTGGGCGAAAGCTTGACTTTATTGTTCAAGAGATGAACCGAGAAATTAATACTATCGGTTCAAAGGCCAATGATCTGGAAATATCACGACAGGTTGTTAATTTCAAAAGTGAACTAGAGAAGATTAGAGAACAAGTACAGAACGTGGAATAA
- the remA gene encoding extracellular matrix/biofilm regulator RemA: MDIKLINIGFGNIVSANRIVAIVSPESAPIKRIIQEARDRGMLIDATYGRRTRAVIIVDSDHVILSAVQPETVAHRLSVKESGQHGEDGNE; this comes from the coding sequence GTGGATATAAAACTGATCAATATCGGTTTTGGTAACATTGTATCGGCCAATCGGATTGTGGCAATTGTAAGTCCTGAGTCGGCACCGATTAAGCGAATTATCCAAGAAGCAAGAGATCGGGGCATGTTAATTGATGCTACTTATGGTAGACGTACACGGGCTGTGATTATTGTAGATAGCGATCATGTCATTTTATCAGCAGTACAACCTGAAACGGTAGCTCATCGACTTTCAGTTAAGGAGTCGGGCCAACATGGAGAGGATGGAAACGAATAG
- the gmk gene encoding guanylate kinase, translating into METNRGAEILDSWLARLNRGVLIVISGPSGAGKGTLCRLLLEKEKDIKLSVSATTRLPRAGEVEGTHYFFMKKADFIQQINENAFLEWAQVYDNYYGTPRKQVEEFLSQGKNVLLEIDIQGALQVKKHYQEAALIFIAPPSLEELAKRIYGRGTDSKEVIQKRLRLASEELEYIDKYDYCIINDEVERATERLQAIVAAERSRIYRS; encoded by the coding sequence ATGGAAACGAATAGAGGTGCAGAAATCCTTGATTCTTGGTTAGCTCGTTTGAATCGAGGCGTACTTATCGTTATTTCTGGACCTTCTGGTGCTGGAAAAGGGACGCTCTGTCGTCTCTTATTAGAAAAAGAAAAAGATATCAAGCTCTCCGTATCTGCAACTACCCGGTTGCCTAGAGCGGGAGAGGTAGAAGGTACCCATTATTTTTTCATGAAAAAGGCAGATTTTATCCAGCAGATCAATGAAAATGCTTTTTTAGAATGGGCACAAGTGTACGATAATTATTATGGAACGCCACGAAAACAAGTGGAAGAATTTCTAAGTCAGGGGAAAAATGTTCTTTTAGAAATCGATATTCAAGGAGCTTTACAAGTCAAAAAGCACTATCAAGAAGCAGCACTTATCTTTATAGCACCGCCATCACTGGAAGAACTGGCAAAACGTATTTATGGTAGAGGCACCGATAGTAAAGAAGTGATTCAAAAACGCTTGCGCTTGGCTTCTGAAGAACTTGAGTATATTGACAAGTATGATTACTGCATAATTAATGATGAGGTTGAGCGAGCGACAGAACGTTTGCAAGCCATTGTGGCTGCAGAGCGGAGTCGAATCTATCGATCATAA
- the rpoZ gene encoding DNA-directed RNA polymerase subunit omega, translated as MNQPSLDRLMEKVDSKYALVVLAAKRARVLTEKKETLSEQDKATKSVTLALQEIVEGKVKYEQPKGGLK; from the coding sequence ATGAACCAACCATCTCTCGATCGTTTGATGGAGAAAGTGGACAGCAAATATGCTCTTGTCGTTTTAGCGGCCAAAAGAGCTCGCGTTTTGACAGAAAAAAAAGAAACATTGTCAGAGCAAGATAAAGCCACAAAATCCGTGACGTTGGCATTGCAAGAAATTGTAGAAGGTAAAGTAAAGTATGAACAACCGAAGGGCGGCCTTAAATAA
- the coaBC gene encoding bifunctional phosphopantothenoylcysteine decarboxylase/phosphopantothenate--cysteine ligase CoaBC produces the protein MNNQCLQGKKIIVAVTGGIAAYKACDLVSRLVKAGSQVQVIMTTSAMKFVAPLTFQTLSRNPVITDMFEEPKEWKVAHVSVAEAADLFVVAPATANLIGKLRAGIADDFLTTTLLATKAPTLLAPAMNVNMYDHRAVQENLQVLRARGILFVEPGEGLLACGVVGKGRLAEVDQIMAKIQEIMAPKEILKGKKVLVTAGGTREAIDPVRYLTNRSSGKMGYAMAETAVAMGAQVILVSAPTNLQNPPGVRKIAVESAQEMREAVLDLYDNVDIVIKAAAVADYRPAQEQKQKIKKKDETLSLELVKNPDILAELGRHKKHQCLVGFAAETHNLEKYAKNKVFSKNLDFLVANDVTAPGAGFSVDTNIVTLFDKHGQREDFPIMTKKEVAQEIWKRIAQSWHKQ, from the coding sequence TTGAACAATCAATGCTTGCAAGGGAAAAAGATTATTGTCGCCGTGACAGGTGGGATTGCGGCCTACAAAGCTTGCGATCTGGTCAGTCGTCTAGTCAAAGCAGGTAGCCAGGTCCAAGTGATTATGACAACTTCGGCCATGAAGTTTGTAGCGCCTCTAACCTTTCAGACCTTGTCTCGGAATCCAGTTATTACGGATATGTTCGAAGAACCGAAGGAATGGAAAGTAGCGCATGTGTCTGTCGCAGAAGCGGCAGACCTTTTCGTCGTTGCTCCTGCTACAGCCAATCTCATTGGTAAGTTACGGGCAGGTATTGCCGACGACTTTTTGACGACCACTTTACTGGCTACGAAAGCGCCAACTTTGTTGGCCCCTGCCATGAATGTCAATATGTACGATCATCGAGCTGTACAAGAGAATTTACAAGTTCTCCGCGCACGGGGCATACTGTTTGTAGAGCCTGGCGAAGGCCTCTTGGCTTGTGGCGTCGTTGGTAAAGGTCGACTGGCTGAGGTAGACCAAATTATGGCGAAGATTCAAGAAATTATGGCGCCAAAAGAGATACTAAAAGGAAAAAAAGTGCTCGTAACGGCTGGCGGTACAAGAGAAGCCATTGATCCGGTTCGCTATCTCACCAATCGCTCATCAGGCAAAATGGGCTATGCAATGGCAGAAACGGCTGTAGCCATGGGTGCTCAAGTCATTCTAGTTTCAGCACCTACGAATTTACAAAATCCACCAGGGGTTCGCAAAATTGCCGTAGAAAGTGCGCAAGAGATGCGAGAAGCCGTCCTGGATCTTTATGACAACGTTGATATTGTGATTAAAGCAGCCGCCGTGGCTGACTATCGACCTGCACAAGAACAGAAACAGAAAATAAAGAAAAAAGACGAGACCTTGTCGCTAGAATTGGTAAAAAATCCTGATATTTTGGCGGAATTGGGTCGGCACAAAAAGCATCAATGCCTTGTTGGTTTCGCAGCAGAAACTCATAACTTGGAAAAATACGCAAAAAACAAAGTTTTCTCCAAAAACTTAGACTTTCTTGTTGCCAATGATGTAACAGCACCGGGTGCTGGCTTTTCTGTAGATACCAATATTGTCACTCTTTTTGACAAGCACGGTCAAAGAGAAGACTTTCCGATTATGACAAAAAAAGAAGTAGCGCAAGAGATATGGAAACGAATTGCACAGTCTTGGCATAAACAATAG
- the metK gene encoding methionine adenosyltransferase, whose protein sequence is MSRRRLFTSESVTEGHPDKVADQISDAVLDAIFAQDPMARVACETSVTTGLVLVAGEITTQCYVDIPKVVRQTIREIGYTRAKFGFDCETCAVLTSIDEQSPDIAMGVDTALEDRGREMSDSEIESIGAGDQGMMFGYATNETPELMPMPVSLSHKLSRRLAEVRKTGELEYLRPDGKTQVTVEYEGNKPVRVDTIVISTQHSPEVTLETIKRDLFERVIAPIIPGELLDDQTRYFINPTGRFVIGGPQGDAGLTGRKIIVDTYGGMARHGGGAFSGKDPTKVDRSAAYAARHVAKNIVAAGLADRCEIQIAYAIGVAQPVSVMVDTFGTAKVDEAKIEEWVKEVFDLRPAGIIKALDLRRPIYRQTAAYGHFGRTDVDLPWERLDKVEDLKRLASL, encoded by the coding sequence TTGAGTCGTCGGCGTTTATTTACTTCAGAGTCTGTAACAGAAGGCCATCCTGATAAAGTGGCGGATCAGATTTCTGATGCCGTTTTAGATGCTATTTTTGCACAAGATCCCATGGCTCGAGTGGCGTGCGAAACATCGGTAACGACAGGACTTGTTCTCGTGGCTGGGGAAATAACAACACAATGTTATGTAGATATTCCCAAAGTGGTTCGTCAAACCATACGTGAAATTGGCTATACTCGTGCGAAATTTGGTTTTGACTGCGAAACCTGCGCCGTACTCACTTCCATCGATGAGCAATCTCCTGACATTGCGATGGGTGTAGATACAGCTTTAGAAGACCGTGGCAGAGAGATGAGCGACTCCGAAATTGAGTCCATCGGAGCGGGCGACCAAGGCATGATGTTTGGTTATGCAACCAATGAGACACCTGAATTAATGCCTATGCCAGTCTCCTTATCCCATAAGCTTTCACGTCGCCTTGCTGAAGTGCGTAAGACGGGAGAATTGGAATACTTACGTCCAGATGGTAAAACACAGGTGACCGTTGAATATGAAGGCAATAAGCCTGTTCGAGTTGATACTATCGTTATTTCTACCCAACATTCACCAGAAGTAACACTGGAGACGATTAAAAGAGATCTTTTTGAGCGTGTGATTGCGCCAATTATTCCTGGTGAATTGCTCGATGATCAGACAAGATACTTTATTAACCCCACAGGTCGCTTTGTTATCGGTGGTCCCCAAGGTGATGCCGGTCTCACTGGACGGAAGATTATTGTTGATACCTATGGTGGTATGGCTCGTCACGGTGGTGGCGCTTTCTCAGGGAAAGATCCCACGAAAGTTGACCGCTCTGCAGCCTATGCGGCTCGTCATGTGGCGAAAAACATTGTTGCAGCAGGCTTAGCGGACCGCTGCGAGATTCAGATTGCTTATGCCATTGGCGTTGCGCAACCTGTATCCGTCATGGTTGATACTTTCGGAACGGCGAAAGTGGATGAAGCCAAAATCGAAGAGTGGGTTAAAGAAGTCTTCGACCTTCGTCCTGCAGGCATTATCAAAGCCCTTGACCTGAGAAGACCTATTTATCGTCAGACAGCGGCTTACGGTCACTTTGGACGTACGGACGTTGATCTTCCTTGGGAGAGACTTGATAAAGTAGAAGATTTGAAGAGACTCGCGAGTCTGTAG
- the priA gene encoding replication restart helicase PriA codes for MAISEKDFVNRGYAQVIVDSTHKNLDRPFYYLIPEEMRATVAPGMEVYVPFQRRLLRGWIMAIEETLPLDLYEKSLLKIEALNEQYKLENDLLSLVPYLSGKLLCSQADILRSLAPVGVQRKAQTWIVLPEKLSKEELYAWQGLDPDSAALLARLNRAPGQKIKKKTLLAQQEEGPVRALQRLLKDGLVLEKNVLADRKESKRIEKPSTEIETSEGKILTEEQQAALRRIIEKIEERIFAVFLLHGVTGSGKTEVYIEAAKKVLARKQKVLYLVPEISLTPQTGRRLGERFGRSNVVVLHSALPEAERRQHWQRIASGEIDIVIGARSAVFAPLPNLGLVIVDEEHEPSYRQEKDPKYHGRDVAIQRAIYHQATVLLGSATPSLESYEKAKRGIYELIELKKRAFGQSMPPVHIIDMRQELAEGHRGMLSRPLRQAIEERLQRQEQVILYLNRRGFSTFVLCRDCGYTVQCSRCSISMVYHRTGEKLHCHYCQQKEVVPTFCPQCKSKSIRFFGTGTQKIEAELRELYPSVPVLRIDRDVAQQKGMEEVLEQFSRGEAPILIGTQMIAKGLDFPQVTLVGVLAADASLYVSEFRASERTFQLLSQVAGRAGRAQKAGEVILQSYCPEHYCLQAVKEHDYLSFYYRELEIRNKLVYPPYSQLAQILFTGLKDEEVLQVAQYWTDLLKKISAREKIQLDVWGPAPASIHRVEEKFRWTVTARQDHRHSAEPLRHLLRLVQTTYREGQKGKAAVAVSLSIDGTD; via the coding sequence GTGGCTATTTCGGAAAAGGACTTCGTCAATAGAGGGTACGCCCAGGTTATTGTTGATAGCACCCATAAAAATTTAGATCGTCCTTTTTATTATCTCATTCCGGAAGAAATGAGAGCCACCGTAGCACCAGGCATGGAAGTATACGTGCCTTTTCAACGCCGACTTCTTCGCGGTTGGATTATGGCGATCGAAGAGACATTGCCTCTTGATTTATATGAGAAGAGCTTACTCAAGATTGAAGCTCTGAATGAACAATATAAGCTAGAAAACGACTTATTATCTCTTGTGCCCTACCTGTCAGGAAAACTTCTTTGTTCTCAAGCGGATATCTTACGCTCCCTGGCACCAGTAGGTGTGCAGAGAAAAGCACAGACTTGGATTGTTCTACCAGAAAAATTATCAAAAGAAGAGCTCTATGCTTGGCAAGGCCTTGATCCTGATAGCGCTGCACTACTAGCCCGTCTTAATAGAGCGCCAGGGCAAAAGATCAAGAAAAAAACTTTGTTAGCACAGCAAGAAGAAGGCCCTGTGCGGGCGCTTCAAAGATTGCTAAAAGATGGACTGGTCCTGGAAAAAAATGTATTGGCAGACAGAAAAGAAAGTAAAAGAATAGAGAAGCCCTCTACAGAGATAGAAACAAGCGAGGGGAAAATACTTACAGAGGAACAACAAGCTGCTCTTCGCAGAATTATAGAAAAGATTGAAGAAAGAATTTTTGCAGTTTTTTTACTCCATGGTGTTACAGGCAGTGGTAAGACTGAAGTATATATTGAAGCAGCCAAGAAAGTGTTAGCTCGTAAGCAAAAGGTTCTTTACCTTGTTCCTGAAATTTCCTTAACGCCACAAACAGGTCGCCGATTGGGTGAGCGATTCGGTCGCTCTAACGTTGTTGTTTTACACAGTGCTTTACCGGAAGCAGAACGACGACAGCACTGGCAACGAATTGCCTCTGGTGAAATAGATATTGTTATTGGAGCTCGCTCGGCTGTCTTTGCGCCTTTACCGAATCTAGGTCTTGTGATTGTTGATGAAGAACACGAACCTTCCTATCGACAAGAAAAAGATCCAAAGTATCATGGGCGAGACGTAGCCATTCAAAGAGCGATTTACCATCAAGCTACCGTTTTGCTAGGTTCAGCAACGCCTTCGCTGGAAAGTTACGAAAAAGCCAAAAGAGGAATCTACGAGCTTATAGAATTAAAAAAGCGTGCTTTCGGACAGTCCATGCCCCCTGTCCATATTATTGACATGCGCCAAGAGTTAGCAGAAGGCCACAGAGGTATGCTATCTCGACCTTTGCGTCAAGCCATTGAAGAACGATTGCAGCGGCAAGAGCAGGTAATCTTATACTTGAATCGACGAGGTTTTTCCACTTTCGTTCTTTGCCGTGACTGTGGCTATACAGTGCAGTGTTCTCGGTGCTCTATTTCGATGGTCTATCACCGTACCGGGGAAAAATTACACTGTCATTATTGTCAACAAAAAGAAGTTGTTCCGACCTTTTGTCCACAGTGCAAAAGCAAGTCCATTCGCTTTTTTGGGACAGGAACGCAAAAAATTGAAGCAGAACTAAGAGAGCTCTACCCTAGCGTTCCTGTTTTGCGAATCGATCGAGATGTGGCACAGCAAAAAGGCATGGAAGAAGTATTAGAACAATTTTCTCGTGGCGAAGCGCCGATTCTTATTGGGACACAAATGATTGCCAAAGGATTAGACTTTCCCCAAGTTACCCTTGTAGGTGTATTGGCCGCCGACGCGTCTCTCTATGTATCGGAATTTCGAGCTTCCGAAAGAACCTTTCAGTTGCTTTCTCAAGTAGCCGGTCGAGCCGGTCGAGCTCAAAAAGCAGGAGAAGTCATCTTACAAAGTTATTGTCCTGAGCATTACTGTCTACAAGCTGTTAAAGAGCATGACTATCTCTCTTTTTATTACCGAGAGTTAGAGATTCGGAATAAGCTTGTCTATCCACCTTATTCCCAGCTTGCGCAAATCCTTTTTACAGGATTGAAAGACGAAGAAGTGCTTCAAGTGGCCCAATATTGGACAGATCTATTGAAAAAGATCAGTGCTAGGGAAAAGATTCAACTTGATGTCTGGGGTCCGGCGCCTGCTTCGATTCATCGCGTGGAAGAGAAGTTTCGTTGGACCGTGACAGCTCGCCAAGATCATCGTCATAGTGCAGAGCCTTTGCGGCATTTATTGCGGTTGGTTCAGACCACGTACCGAGAAGGTCAGAAGGGGAAGGCTGCTGTGGCTGTAAGCCTTTCTATCGATGGAACCGATTAG
- the def gene encoding peptide deformylase, protein MAVYEILTVGHPALREKAREVTKFNENLGRLLDNMVETMVAANGVGLAAPQIGIGKRVVVIDVGQGPIELVNPVLVEYKGTIQEVEGCLSVPDYTEEVQRHGWVKVKAQDRQGQEFFIEGTELLSRALQHEIDHLDGVLFIDRVQSNPLRDRRER, encoded by the coding sequence TTGGCTGTCTATGAAATACTAACGGTAGGTCATCCAGCTCTTCGTGAGAAAGCAAGAGAGGTAACAAAGTTTAATGAGAATCTAGGTCGTCTGCTTGATAATATGGTAGAAACAATGGTAGCGGCCAATGGTGTTGGTTTGGCGGCACCACAAATAGGCATTGGTAAGCGTGTCGTCGTCATTGATGTCGGTCAGGGGCCCATTGAACTGGTAAACCCTGTTCTGGTGGAATATAAAGGCACTATTCAGGAGGTAGAAGGCTGTCTTTCCGTGCCTGATTATACCGAGGAAGTGCAGCGCCATGGTTGGGTGAAGGTAAAAGCCCAAGATCGCCAGGGCCAAGAGTTTTTTATCGAAGGGACAGAGCTTTTGAGTCGAGCTCTACAGCATGAGATTGATCATCTTGATGGAGTTCTTTTTATTGATCGGGTTCAATCCAATCCTTTGCGGGACAGACGGGAGAGATAG
- the fmt gene encoding methionyl-tRNA formyltransferase: MRIVFMGTPDFAVPSLRALVEAGFEVPFVVSRPDRPRGRGQQKSASPVKIAAQELGIPVYHPVKLDDSFIEQLKEQKIDLGVVVAFGRILPLPLLESLPLGWVNVHASLLPAYRGAAPIHRAVIAGEKETGITTMVMSEGLDEGDMLLQEKIAIHPDDTVGHVHDKLALVGADLLVKTLQKWEQGELKRIPQNHEEATYASMLHREDEKIQWHYNAETIHNQVRGLTPWPGAYMEDQGKVVKVVKGRLRIEGLHLATEEGQLGEIVAIDGDEVAIATGKGLYWLQELRPSGSKTMTASAYVRGRRISKGYCFT; encoded by the coding sequence ATGCGCATTGTTTTTATGGGGACGCCAGATTTTGCTGTTCCGTCTTTGCGTGCTCTTGTGGAGGCGGGCTTTGAGGTGCCCTTTGTGGTGTCACGGCCGGACCGACCTCGGGGGAGAGGGCAGCAGAAAAGTGCCAGTCCTGTGAAAATAGCTGCCCAGGAATTAGGAATTCCTGTATACCATCCTGTGAAACTCGATGATTCTTTTATTGAGCAGTTGAAAGAACAGAAGATTGATCTTGGTGTTGTCGTGGCTTTTGGTCGCATTTTACCGCTTCCTCTTTTAGAATCGTTGCCACTAGGTTGGGTCAACGTCCATGCTTCCTTATTGCCAGCCTATCGTGGGGCGGCACCGATTCATCGAGCAGTCATAGCTGGTGAAAAGGAAACAGGTATTACAACCATGGTAATGAGTGAAGGCCTTGACGAAGGCGACATGTTGTTGCAAGAAAAGATTGCGATCCATCCTGATGATACGGTGGGGCATGTTCATGACAAGTTGGCCCTTGTTGGTGCTGACTTGCTTGTGAAAACGCTGCAAAAGTGGGAGCAAGGAGAATTAAAAAGGATTCCTCAGAATCATGAGGAGGCTACATATGCTTCCATGCTTCATCGAGAAGATGAAAAGATCCAATGGCATTATAATGCAGAAACCATTCACAACCAAGTGCGTGGCCTAACACCTTGGCCGGGTGCATATATGGAGGACCAGGGCAAAGTTGTGAAAGTGGTGAAAGGTAGACTGCGCATAGAAGGGCTTCATCTTGCGACAGAAGAGGGTCAACTTGGTGAAATTGTTGCCATTGACGGAGATGAAGTGGCTATTGCAACGGGAAAAGGACTTTATTGGCTGCAAGAGCTTCGTCCTTCAGGAAGTAAAACCATGACGGCCAGTGCCTATGTTCGCGGGAGAAGGATCTCAAAAGGTTATTGTTTCACCTAG
- a CDS encoding DUF116 domain-containing protein, with product MHIRKRLFIGLMVVSFVTVLFLLLVGWYTINYQEHLWNQALIGLVGLVFLGLILIIAFGIGAMIFSIWQDRAIPQLYRWTRMATNVLFPLALVLAKILGISSDRLKSSFIEVSNQLIRTRDFQVEPERVMILGPHCLQKTSCPHKITLDINNCKECGGCPIDGLKRLSNRYGVVLTIASGGTWARKMILENRPKAIVAVACERDLTSGIQDIDRIPVIGVLNDRPEGPCCNTRVDLDRVEQAIRFFIYGDRASWTLDSSPTSERMLKKRTTSKIIS from the coding sequence ATGCATATACGTAAAAGATTGTTTATTGGCTTAATGGTTGTAAGCTTTGTCACCGTGCTGTTCCTTCTATTAGTTGGCTGGTACACCATTAACTATCAAGAGCATTTATGGAATCAGGCCTTGATTGGTTTGGTGGGCCTTGTTTTTCTGGGCCTTATCTTAATCATTGCTTTTGGAATTGGCGCTATGATCTTCTCCATATGGCAAGATAGAGCAATACCGCAACTGTATCGATGGACTCGCATGGCTACGAATGTTTTATTCCCTTTGGCACTGGTCCTGGCTAAAATACTAGGTATCTCTTCGGACCGATTAAAAAGCAGTTTTATTGAAGTAAGCAATCAACTCATCCGAACAAGAGACTTTCAAGTGGAACCGGAACGAGTGATGATCCTAGGGCCTCATTGTTTACAGAAAACAAGTTGTCCCCATAAGATTACTCTCGATATTAACAACTGCAAAGAATGCGGCGGCTGCCCCATAGATGGTTTGAAGCGGTTGTCCAATCGCTATGGTGTCGTCTTGACCATTGCTTCCGGAGGAACTTGGGCTCGCAAAATGATTCTGGAAAATAGACCAAAAGCCATTGTCGCTGTAGCTTGTGAAAGAGACCTTACAAGTGGCATTCAAGATATCGATCGAATTCCCGTTATTGGCGTTTTAAACGACCGGCCGGAAGGGCCCTGCTGTAATACCCGCGTCGATTTAGATAGAGTTGAACAAGCCATTCGCTTTTTTATTTATGGCGATAGAGCGAGTTGGACGCTAGATAGTTCGCCTACTTCGGAAAGAATGCTTAAAAAAAGGACGACCAGTAAAATTATTAGCTAG